The Primulina tabacum isolate GXHZ01 chromosome 16, ASM2559414v2, whole genome shotgun sequence genome window below encodes:
- the LOC142530008 gene encoding uncharacterized protein LOC142530008 isoform X2, producing the protein MQGFLIAVISAVFFHTLGADSVVVPSTSCYALDNSSRIHDFSDLIGQVFEYDDDKDPDLVVRFCKDVETRSRTGYVDYGRFDNFNHFIASSDHVNFVQEYYGGDLLNCEKSFDKLGRTAQVNIICGNCPNGQCVGGLGCICNITYESACRVLVDLAIPCAKPGLRVFEGCTVGFHPRSWEIVYNGMTQLGYEKAYNEFSFRTEQRHVTLYMTAVTSFSSLVQKPTIKIYPDQGLQVRLSGSGANAIPPTTLSPTLMLLEWRCERAHDSPYEVEITIPIENYDPIQFTFAKMCEQGQKDDGEATRGWAIFGILSCVFIVVFTLFCCGGFIYRTRVENMRGLDALPGMATLSACLETVSTGVGQGYTRPADARNPFVNETSWEQQQGTSTQGTWRRSERTYGSI; encoded by the exons ATGCAAGGATTCTTAATTGCTGTGATTTCAG CTGTCTTTTTTCACACGCTCGGAGCTGATTCAGTTGTTGTGCCGAGTACTAGCTGTTACGCACTCGATAATTCCAGTCGTATTCATGATTTT AGTGATTTGATTGGACAAGTTTTTGAGTATGATGATGATAAG GACCCTGATTTAGTCGTACGATTTTGTAAAGATGTTGAGACTAGATCCCGAACG GGCTACGTGGATTATGGAAGATTTGATAATTTCAATCATTTTATTGCCAGTTCTGACCATGTCAACTTTGTTCAA GAATACTATGGTGGTGACCTGTTGAACTGCGAGAAGAGTTTCGATAAACTGGGACGTACAGCACAG GTGAATATTATTTGTGGAAACTGTCCAAATGGACAATGCGTAG GTGGACTTGGATGCATCTGCAATATCACATATGAATCCGCATGCAG GGTACTTGTTGATCTTGCCATTCCATGTGCGAAGCCAGGTCTGCGAGTATTTGAGGGATGCACAGTCGGTTTTCATCCACGGTCGTGGGAAATT GTTTACAATGGCATGACTCAGTTAGGATATGAAAAGGCTTACAACGAATTCAG CTTCAGAACTGAGCAAAGACATGTTACTCTATATATGACTGCAGTTACTTCCTTCTCCAGTCTAGTGCAAAAACCAACGATTAAG ATTTATCCCGACCAAGGATTGCAAGTTAGGTTGTCCGGCTCAGGAGCAAATGCCATCCCACCTACTACTTTGTCTCCCACATTGATGCTTTTGGAATGGAGAT GTGAAAGGGCCCATGATTCACCTTATGAAGTTGAAATTACCATTCCGATAGAGAATTACGACCCAATTCAGTTTACCTTTGCAAAAATGTGTG AACAAGGACAAAAAGATGATGGAGAAGCTACAAGAGGATGGGCTATATTCGGGATCCTATCTTGCGT ATTCATCGTAGTCTTTACGCTGTTCTGTTGTGGAGGGTTCATCTACAGGACTCGAGTAGAAAACATG CGTGGCCTAGATGCACTCCCAGGGATGGCAACTTTATCAGCATGTTTGGAAACT GTGAGTACTGGAGTTGGGCAAGGCTACACACGACCAGCTGATGCTAGAAATCCTTTTGTGAATGAAACTTCGTGGGAGCAGCAGCAGGGAACTTCAACTCAAGGAACATGGAGACGAAGTGAGAGAACATATGGATCCATTTGA
- the LOC142530008 gene encoding uncharacterized protein LOC142530008 isoform X1, producing MYVYLILVEWVFIYLNLRVHFFSVETEIGVIRDMILTSYSLMFQVFSFISFDQSDLIGQVFEYDDDKDPDLVVRFCKDVETRSRTGYVDYGRFDNFNHFIASSDHVNFVQEYYGGDLLNCEKSFDKLGRTAQVNIICGNCPNGQCVGGLGCICNITYESACRVLVDLAIPCAKPGLRVFEGCTVGFHPRSWEIVYNGMTQLGYEKAYNEFSFRTEQRHVTLYMTAVTSFSSLVQKPTIKIYPDQGLQVRLSGSGANAIPPTTLSPTLMLLEWRCERAHDSPYEVEITIPIENYDPIQFTFAKMCEQGQKDDGEATRGWAIFGILSCVFIVVFTLFCCGGFIYRTRVENMRGLDALPGMATLSACLETVSTGVGQGYTRPADARNPFVNETSWEQQQGTSTQGTWRRSERTYGSI from the exons ATGTATGTGTATCTAATTCTAGTTGAATgggtgtttatttatttaaatttaagggTTCACTTTTTTTCAGTTGAGACAGAAATTGGTGTTATCAGGGACATGATCTTAACTTCTTACTCTCTTATGTTTCAAGTGTTTTCTTTCATTTCTTTTGATCAGAGTGATTTGATTGGACAAGTTTTTGAGTATGATGATGATAAG GACCCTGATTTAGTCGTACGATTTTGTAAAGATGTTGAGACTAGATCCCGAACG GGCTACGTGGATTATGGAAGATTTGATAATTTCAATCATTTTATTGCCAGTTCTGACCATGTCAACTTTGTTCAA GAATACTATGGTGGTGACCTGTTGAACTGCGAGAAGAGTTTCGATAAACTGGGACGTACAGCACAG GTGAATATTATTTGTGGAAACTGTCCAAATGGACAATGCGTAG GTGGACTTGGATGCATCTGCAATATCACATATGAATCCGCATGCAG GGTACTTGTTGATCTTGCCATTCCATGTGCGAAGCCAGGTCTGCGAGTATTTGAGGGATGCACAGTCGGTTTTCATCCACGGTCGTGGGAAATT GTTTACAATGGCATGACTCAGTTAGGATATGAAAAGGCTTACAACGAATTCAG CTTCAGAACTGAGCAAAGACATGTTACTCTATATATGACTGCAGTTACTTCCTTCTCCAGTCTAGTGCAAAAACCAACGATTAAG ATTTATCCCGACCAAGGATTGCAAGTTAGGTTGTCCGGCTCAGGAGCAAATGCCATCCCACCTACTACTTTGTCTCCCACATTGATGCTTTTGGAATGGAGAT GTGAAAGGGCCCATGATTCACCTTATGAAGTTGAAATTACCATTCCGATAGAGAATTACGACCCAATTCAGTTTACCTTTGCAAAAATGTGTG AACAAGGACAAAAAGATGATGGAGAAGCTACAAGAGGATGGGCTATATTCGGGATCCTATCTTGCGT ATTCATCGTAGTCTTTACGCTGTTCTGTTGTGGAGGGTTCATCTACAGGACTCGAGTAGAAAACATG CGTGGCCTAGATGCACTCCCAGGGATGGCAACTTTATCAGCATGTTTGGAAACT GTGAGTACTGGAGTTGGGCAAGGCTACACACGACCAGCTGATGCTAGAAATCCTTTTGTGAATGAAACTTCGTGGGAGCAGCAGCAGGGAACTTCAACTCAAGGAACATGGAGACGAAGTGAGAGAACATATGGATCCATTTGA
- the LOC142529148 gene encoding peroxidase 72-like: protein MVKSINFFVVWSLLALVPDLCFSLNTLGTGYLYPQFYDRSCPRAQQIVKSIVAKAVAKEARMAASLLRLHFHDCFVKGCDASILLDSAGSLVSEKRSNPNRNSARGFEVIDEIKSALEKVCPHTVSCADIMALAARDSTVFTGGPSWEVPLGRRDSLGASLSGSNNNIPAPNNTFQTILTKFKLKGLDIVDLVALSGSHSIGNARCVSFRQRLYNQTGNSLPDPTLDQSYASQLRARCPKSGGDQNLFFLDFATPTKFDNSYFKNLLSSKGLLSSDQILVTKNQVSLELVKKYAAINELFFEQFAKSMVKMGNISPLTGSRGEIRKHCRKINS, encoded by the exons ATGGTTAAATCTATCAACTTTTTTGTTGTATGGTCTCTGCTAGCTCTTGTGCCAGATTTATGCTTCTCCCTCAACACCCTCGGTACTGGTTACTTATATCCACAGTTCTACGATCGATCATGCCCCAGGGCTCAACAAATTGTCAAGTCTATCGTTGCAAAGGCTGTTGCAAAAGAAGCTCGTATGGCTGCTTCGCTTCTAAGGCTTCATTTTCATGACTGTTTTGTTAAG GGATGTGATGCATCCATACTTTTGGACAGCGCCGGGAGCTTGGTCAGCGAGAAGAGGTCAAATCCTAACAGGAACTCAGCTCGTGGATTCGAAGTGATTGATGAGATAAAATCAGCACTTGAGAAAGTGTGCCCTCATACTGTTTCTTGTGCGGATATTATGGCTCTTGCTGCTAGGGACTCCACTGTTTTC ACTGGTGGACCTAGTTGGGAGGTTCCATTGGGAAGAAGGGATTCTCTAGGTGCCAGTTTAAGTGGCTCGAATAACAATATTCCCGCTCCTAACAACACATTTCAAACCATTCTCACTAAATTTAAGCTAAAAGGGCTGGATATTGTTGATCTTGTCGCATTATCAG GTAGCCACAGCATCGGAAACGCAAGGTGCGTCAGCTTCAGGCAAAGGCTGTACAATCAAACAGGAAATTCACTACCTGATCCCACCCTGGATCAGTCCTACGCATCACAGTTGCGTGCAAGGTGTCCTAAATCGGGTGGCGATCAGAATCTGTTTTTCTTGGATTTTGCCACCCCAACAAAGTTTGACAACTCATACTTCAAGAACTTACTGAGTTCTAAGGGACTGTTGAGTTCAGACCAAATACTGGTTACCAAGAATCAAGTATCATTGGAGCTGGTGAAGAAATATGCGGCGATCAACGAGCTTTTCTTCGAGCAATTCGCAAAGTCCATGGTTAAGATGGGAAATATTTCTCCATTGACAGGTTCCAGAGGAGAAATCAGGAAGCACTGCAGGAAAATCAACAGCTAG